The DNA region TGAATACCAGCCTGAGTACTACAATGACCCCAATGCTGTTTACTCATACCAAAACCAAGCGTACATGCCTCAGCAATACCACCACCCACAGGCCTTGGAAAATATTGAGGAGCTTCCTAACCCTTCCAGCCTTCCATTCTCCGCAACCACATCCTCGCTGACTTCTTACAACAAGAAAGCTGGTAGATCATTGACACCCGGCGGTATGCCCGTGTATAATGGCACCAAAGTCAACCCTATCGACCACCCTGAACTTTTCTACAGCCAATCGTCGCTAGTGGACGAGCAACCTGCGTACGCGCAACAAACTCCAAGTCAAGGTCAGGTTCTGCCACACCATCTGAGACAGAGTGTCGTGATGACCAACCCAGCGCAGCTCTCGCACCCTACTCTCTTTAAGCCTGCTGGAtctttcagaaacttcAGCGCGGCGAATTCGAGGAACAACAGTATGACGTCTCAGCACAGCGTTCAACAGCACCAAACCCAACTGGCACACCAGAGGGTGAGCGGTATCTTGGACGATCATGACACTGTCCAGCCTCCGAGACTGGGGGGGATTCTACCTCACAGCGGGTCGCATGATGACTTACGGAGACAGCTGGGTTCTTCAGACAACTACAACGTCTCCTGATGAGGCACTGGGTTAAAGGTTGATGTTTCGGTTTGTAAAGGATTTAAGTGATTGTACATAGCATTATATTATATATTGTCCATGAATGCGCGATGCAGTTGAATTTCCCGGAGCGCGTTTTCGGCTCTATGCAAAATCGAAGTCGTCGATCTGGTTCCTGTACCTGAGGATggttttcttgatcttggagCTGTCGACCCACGTTACGTAGTCCTCCATGCTGCGGGTGACGAGGTATGCCGGGTCAGTTATGAGGTTGGGCCCCACTCTAATATGACCCTGCTCGATGAACTTCACAGCATCTGATAGAGTCTCCGCCATCTTCAAGCGGTGCATTATCACGGGAAGGCGCCTTCTGCAGATGGCACTGACGGtgactttgttttcgagaTCTGAGATTTTCGACTTGGTCGTCAGGATGCCCATGGCGTACAACTTTTCGAGTAGGAGCTGTTCGTGCTTGATCCTGAACGCATCCGATGGTGGCAGAAGCGACAATTTGTGAGAGAGCCGGCGCACGTCACCGCACAGCTTATTGTACTTGTGGTAGTCTTCTCTGTTCTGGATGTGATACGTACGCATCACCTGCGTGTCCCTGTGGCCCTGGTCCTGCTTCCAGTCGAGGAAGTCGaccttcttcagcagcttttGCTCATGGTGCTTGAGTTTTCTAACCATTTTTGATCTAGGAGCTTGTGGTTATTTAGTTGTGCGGAAGCTGGTTGACAAGACCTAGCGATGAGCTGTGATGGTTAAATGCATTTGACATTATTAGGATGCttcgaaaattttcagGTTTCGTCATTAATGATGGTGTATGATCTACAGAGTATTAGCCATCGCTAGAGCGTTAGACTCTGAACCTGCAACTAACCTGTACCCTACTAGCCGATTGTGTGTTGGTTTGTGCTTGCAATGAATTATAGCTCCCTAGCAAGTGCTCCCGGCACTCTCAGTCTGCCTCAAAAACGACATTAAGAACTTTGGGCAAGCTTGGATCTTGCCGAGCGCAACAAGGCTGCTTGAACGCTTCCGCTAAAGGGAACAATCAGGAGGCTTCTCTCACCCTTGAAAGCTGGGAGCTGTCTATCTGCATCGAAGCTTGGCGTTGAGAGCCCTCTCGCCAAAAGTGGAAATGTCATTACCTTTCCTGGGACTGTTCCAGATGGGGAAAGTCAGCACAGGTTCCTTATCTAGTAACAGCCACCGAAACGGATCTCCTTCCATATCTGGACCTACTACCTTGTTGGGATGGCTTACACGTGATCTTCCCCGGAACTGtaaaaatttgagacctTCACAAGCTAGCAAAATCATCGTGAACAAGCGCCAAACAGAGCGCTCTAGCCAGTATGATCGGCGGCTGCAGTGGTTTCAAAGCATTGGGTAATGCTCTCTCGAGAAGATGTTTTAGTCAGTCGCGCACCGCGTGGTCGCACATAGGATCGCTGCCTGTGTACACAACGCGGGACACTAAATTCGAGATCGGCGAGCTGAAACCGGCGTATGTGATAAGAAAGGGCAACAAGTCTCTGAAGCTCTCACAGATATACTCTGTAACCGGACCGCGTGGCTCGCTGTCCATGCGGGTGCCGGAGTTTGTGTCCGTGGACCAAGACGCGGAGAACGGGAAGCTCACGGTGTCTGTGCGGGACGAAAGCGacaagattcaaaagtCACTATGGGGAACCGTACGGAGCCATCTGCACAACCACATTGTCGGCGTCA from Lachancea thermotolerans CBS 6340 chromosome C complete sequence includes:
- the IMP3 gene encoding snoRNA-binding rRNA-processing protein IMP3 (highly similar to uniprot|P32899 Saccharomyces cerevisiae YHR148W IMP3 Component of the SSU processome which is required for pre-18S rRNA processing essential protein that interacts with Mpp10p and mediates interactions of Imp4p and Mpp10p with U3 snoRNA), whose protein sequence is MVRKLKHHEQKLLKKVDFLDWKQDQGHRDTQVMRTYHIQNREDYHKYNKLCGDVRRLSHKLSLLPPSDAFRIKHEQLLLEKLYAMGILTTKSKISDLENKVTVSAICRRRLPVIMHRLKMAETLSDAVKFIEQGHIRVGPNLITDPAYLVTRSMEDYVTWVDSSKIKKTILRYRNQIDDFDFA
- the MRPL6 gene encoding mitochondrial 54S ribosomal protein uL6m (similar to uniprot|P32904 Saccharomyces cerevisiae YHR147C MRPL6 Mitochondrial ribosomal protein of the large subunit), which codes for MIGGCSGFKALGNALSRRCFSQSRTAWSHIGSLPVYTTRDTKFEIGELKPAYVIRKGNKSLKLSQIYSVTGPRGSLSMRVPEFVSVDQDAENGKLTVSVRDESDKIQKSLWGTVRSHLHNHIVGVNEGHMAVLRFVGTGYRAQLEQDGKFVSVKVGASIMQGLPVPEGITVKSPAPTSLIVEGCDKQQVYLFAANLRKFHPPEPYKGKGIYINDEKITLKDKKIK